In Festucalex cinctus isolate MCC-2025b chromosome 1, RoL_Fcin_1.0, whole genome shotgun sequence, the sequence ttaatgataATTTTCTAATTTCCAGTTCctattgtaaaatggccacaagagggcaggtGATACTGGTACCAGCCACTGTCACGAGCACTGATATccgataacttaaaaataagtCTGGTATTGACACAGATGCATGTTATCGGGAGTTGCCCATCCGTGGTGTAAACTGTTAAAACAACACAAAGGTTTACACCAGTTGCCCAAAATTAACCGCCTTGGCAATTACcactcatttttatgttcatgtaATGTATGTAATTCTGAACTGAAATGGCATGATTGCAGTTATCTGTGAATTTTCAAATTCATGTGtaacaaaacaaatactaaagcaTATTATTACTCTATAATTATtaattgactaaaaaaaaaaagaagtctagtcatttacttgcattcctggttgaatatattaggcctgATTAATTTCTGACTTCCCAGAAAAGCGGAGTGTGCCAGCTCAAGATTAGGTATAAAAAGGTGCATTCAGTCTGAAATTCCTCATTACCTGTTGAAAATGATAAAACTCACTGACATTGACAAGGTCCGCATTTTATCCTTCCATGAAGTCAAATGATCACTGAGGCAAACATGTTGGTTTAAAACGTAAAATGTTCGTACTGCCGTTTCTTTCAAAATCATGTACAGTAACCTGAATACGTTTCATGACCGAGAATAGGCAAATGGTCAACATAAAAACGTTCAACAAATCTAAAATTACATATATTCGACAATCGACATATTCACGTTTTTTGACGGCAATCTCATTTGAATGGTTCAGCAAGCTACCCATTCACAGTAGCATATATTAACAATACGACTGTATGAATGCCATTATGACAGTATGAAAGTGTCATAATTGTGGTTTTCTAGATAAGCTTGTAGTTTACTACAGGCCCTTACTCCAAGTCACCAGAACCCTCCACCAATAAGGAGTCAGAGGTCTCGGTGGGCTGTTCCAGATCTCTGTCAACGCACAATCACGGTATAGGACAGAGGACAGACACACATTCaaaccaaaaacacacacatacgcccacacacacacacacgcacgcaggaAAATGGAGAGaaggaaaagagaaaaagaCGAAAGACAAGTCACATACACAGtaagttaaaaaagaacagaCAAGTCAAGAGAACCTGCCAACCAGGAAGAAGAATAGACATGAACTCTCACTAACACTTTGGCCTTACACAAGCCAATTCGGTTAGCACTTTTAGAAGACTCAAGCTTCGGgaaagtcaaaatgtttttacacTGTCACCTCATTTGCTCACAACATGCATCAGGACTAACGGCCAGTACCTTGTTCAAGTGTAGTCTGACAAGGAAGTGTGTGAACTGGAGCTTGAACCCACAAACTTTTGGTTGATAGACAAACAGTCTAACCACCTAAACAAACCCTGCCGCTTTGCATGTAGTTCACTGTTATTATCTGCATTGACAGATTGTTAATACTTAGTTAAACTTGTACAGTAAATACAAATTGCAAAAGTGAAAAAGTGTCACCTAgtatgaacataaaaaaacaattacagatGGCCACTCACTAATGTGAAAAAGTGACGTCGTTCACTGACTACAAAATTGAGCTGCTCCTTAAAGCGACTAATCTTCacatcaatggcactgaataACCTTCACTTCTGGCAGGTATTATCTATCACCACTATATGAGGGCGAGGAGCTAAGCATTCAACAAACCGAAGAATAGTggacagtaggggtgtgaattgcctagtacctgacgattcgattcgtatcacaattcacaggtcacgattcgattcgataccgattaatcccgatacgaacggtcacgattcgataccgattaatcccgatacgaatttataagtcgattgttgcgattttttttcattcatatttagaaaatactaatcagtaagcttgtagagtgtaagatttatatgaaaatgtattatttatttatctgaaatttcagtcttatagaggttgtaatctgtttcatgtttgaacagcattaaaataaaaatattaaggcttaatgtgccgttcatataacattcttccatggtcaaggtgtgaatcctaaaaaaaaaaaaaaaaaaaaaaaaaaaaaaaaaaaaaaaatcgattctgccgattattgaatcgattcgagaatcgcgcgatgtagtatcgcgatatatcgccgaatcgatttttttttttttaaacacccctagtggACAGGAGTAACTGTGCTACTCGCTAAGCTATTATGAAATGTAGTCACAAACCACAAGAGTAATTGATGTGGTACAGTACACTTTGAACAGATGTCTGGCTGGAAGGAACCACTTTACTGTTTAAGGTAACCAACAATGAACTGCTAGCAAGTTGCACCACAGAGTGCTGAAATTTAATTGTGAGTTTTAGGACAAtgcacaataaaaatgttttattttttttgtattattatttctaaATCATTGTAGCTTTGGCAAAGACATTCAAGAATATTTCACACTTAAGTTTATATTGTCAGATATCGCTACGGTGAGAGGATTAAATTAATACCCCTATgaatttttggccatatcgctcAGTCCTTATTGTTTTAGAAATTGGTTGGAATGAGGAGAGAATAAAAGTtctaaaaattcaaaaacaatctTCTCCAGGTTGGCAGGTTCGTAAAGACAAATATAAGGAAGAGTACAACAACAGTGTGTTAACCAGCAGACAAGCACATGTTGAAAAGCAGTCTTCATGTACAGACAACAtacaaagaaaacaacaccactcACATCAAAACACAAAGTGACAGtccaacatctttttttttttttttttttttttttttttaatcaaagccGTTTAGTTCCCCCCCTTTTTCTTCAAAGCCCAGTATGCAAGatcacttgttaaaaaatagtgaccacgccgccacaacccccccaccccggcCCTATACTAACTGACtacaagctgtatatgtctaatctgtacgtACACCATCTAGTTTATAGAGTAGTCTGCTCGGGCtgttggctatccagtcatatattcagatcagtggattAACCAGGGCTAAGCTAACGAAAGGCTAATGATTATTTAGCTTAACTGTACCTtacgggttagggttaggtggaaagccacaaaataaaaaataaaaaaggccacctctctttctgcttctctgttgagcacagactttctgtgtgtttgtcgttgtttttaatgccacatgattgcgcgcggtcacgcgaaaCACGGCGGGAAGTTCTCGGCGACGGCGCTgtcggaccgcagctgtgcggagccggtgtgaattggccaaaaaattgacacgTCCAGAGCACGCAATCAAGACACACCGCACCCCAGCCGCACCGCACATCcagtgtaaatcccgggttatAGGTTGAGATGGAGCCTATCACAAGCGGGGATGTCGGAGACATGTGTAATGCTACATATGATTGGCCGTAATGGCCGAGCCAGGAACATAAAAGCGCAAATGCTGCCGTCACTTTTTAATTGGTGTCATGCACGTAAAACAAAAGTAAGGAGTAATGACCctctgttttgaaaatgtatcaagtaaaaagtacagataatgtttttaaaatgtaatggataaagtaaaaaagtattctaaaaaataaatactccatGAATTACAAAGTACTAgaaaaaactactcaagtacagtaacgaagtatttgtacttcattACTTCCCATCTCTGTACACCACACACTGCTGTGAAAAGTACACAGCGGAAAAGTCAACGTATTCAATTTACTGTAGGTgtggcaacacaagatggccgccgctggcttcacttctcgcttGGCATGAGCAGTCAATGTTATTATTTACGTCCGTGTTGTGTCAACCTGCGTATCTGCCTCAGAGTCTTgactatcttttttttaaagcttagaGTCAGGACAGCACGGTAGCgtttttcttaacattttcttaactcaagaaCTATGGTTGTACACACGCGTTCGGGTCAGCTAACATCACGTTTACAGCAGGCGACTTGAATGACGTAAGAACACTTCTCTCGTAAAGCAGAGATATGACTACTAGAGTACGAGTGCGCTTGGTGATGTGATGAGTACACGGATTTCCATGCTATAAGGAAGTCTGTGGATGAGCAGCGCTCAACGGAACAGCGTTTTGGGATCAGAATATGCATTGTCAAGCATGCCGGAACGCTGGTAATACATTCTTTGCACGTTGAGAAGTACCTGAACGCTCAAGCgagatttttagaagtgctggagctccgtaccggtgcgttccggcccacttaaaacactgtgcAAGATACAATTTTGAAGTGTCTTTAAAGCCcttaagcaaaaaaaagtttgcaaactTTCTTCATATAGCTTAAATCAAAAAAACCTGATGCAACCACAGCATTTTAAATCCATCATAACAATATAATCTCTGTGCAACTAGAATTATGCTGAATAACACGTCTTAGCCTGTCAGAAGTTTTGAGTTGGCAGATAAAAGTAGATATTTTTCAAACTTTCAAATGCTATTTGTTAACATGGACTCCCTTGCACAACCTTGTTACTTATATCAACACACAGAGAGGAGGTTGCAGACTGGACAGACAATTAACGTCTTCAATTGGCTAACCAACAGCACACATTGACATTTACTTTACAACATgattacaaaacaaaagtggCTCAGAAGAAGCGCCAACTAGACTTTGACTAACAGGCACAAAAGGATTTTACGTCTGCTCATTCGAGTGACCTTCACCTTAGAAAGCCGTCGTCATTAACTGCAGCAGAAGATGCAGCAGGCCCTGCTTCAGAGAACACATCCACCAACAGGCTGCCGGCACTGGTTGGAGCGGTGCCAACAGGAGGTCCAGCTCGGATTCCAAGAAGGTCTGCTGATGGTGATGGGGTGGACTAgcagaaaaagtacatttgcgTAAGAACCAAAACGATAAAACAACTGCCCATGTGCACTTAAATGATAGCTTACAGTAGTattaattttgttaacgaaaactaaatacaaatattttcgtcaaacacacatttttcaccaaccGAAAACTATGGTAGACTAAgcttagactagactaaaacccccaATAGTAagcaataactgggactaaatcaggatacattttcatcgactaataAAGAGGAGATGAAAATGTAGCTCACTTAATAAAGACTGGACTCAAATCTATGGacgttttagttcatgaacaaagacgagacgaaaattaaaatattgtaaaatcaTGTGTCTGTTAATCTGTCACTAACACACAGTGACACATCCCCTTTCAAATcggcagctagcgagtgcaacaaaTACATGGGACAGACAAGAGGTGGATTCACGCTGaattgaacaacaacaaaagtaaagcattattGGCCATGCTTTGTTTTGCTTGGAAGAAAGAGAAGACATGATATATGAACACATTATTGCTATACTGAAGTGGAGAAAAACCCTATGCTTGATTTTAGTCGAAGGGAATGTATGTGGACACAAGATAGCTAGAAAAGACATTGtggtaaattaacaaaaacgttTGGTGGTGGTTGTTTATAAAGTAACAGTAATCCAACAGCTGTAACGTTCCAACagtgttaatccgaccgctaaccaatgctggctaacttactagcttgtagcatggagtcattatagccacttgttgatatactctaattgtgtgtgaagttgtttttaatcaaaaagatgagaaaattttgggaaatagttttagattagATAGAATGGTTCAATATAatatgctgacaaaaaaaatgtaaaaaggtaAAATGATTGGCCTGACTAAAacgagactaaaatgttgacagcttttgttgactaaaactagatgaataaaattgtcttggacaaaaataaagactaaaatgttcGACCtatagtcaaataaaaggtgacTAAATAAAAAGCGGATGAGGTTagctaactatgataaaaactaacaggtgtgattgaaactggactaaaactgacactaaatttaaaaacggctgataaaatgaacactacttACAGCATTGGAGGCAGCCATTGCTGATGTGTCTGGACCCCGTTCGCCACCTCCGTTCAGCTCCCCGCCTTCCCGTTTGCTGTCCTCCAGGTCTGTCACAGACACTGCACCAGGcccctttttcttcttcagctTAGCCAAAATCGAAGACTCCCTCTCAGGGAAAGGAGGCATCTCCTCCAGAACTGTAGCCTATCCGGAGAACAAACACATAACTACTTTGGAATGCAAGTATCATTTGCAACGGTGCTCATTGGTATACTAGCCAGAAAAAGAGACTCCTCAGTGGTAAAGGACCTGCAAGTATATTGTATAAGATTCACCCCGAATATCTCAAAGATGTTATGGGATGGTTGACATCACTTAAACACTGCATAGAAATTTGGGGCAATACCTCTTCATTGAGAGACTAGGACGGTGGTCCCCTTTTTAAAAAGGGAACGAGCATGTTCCAACTGCAGGGGAGTGTCAGTCCTCAGCCTCCatgtgaaattatttttccaagtctaaaaagaaTGGGCTGTGCTTACTGGGACTCAGGTGGAATCATTTCAGTATTTTTCCCCTTAGTAGAATCCAGACAAGTCTATCGCGGTAGTTTTGAGGCAAATGGGGGCTTTACGTTTGTTATGGTCTGAGGTTGTATCccaaaagtgcagacacaaataagagtttaacactttattcgcataacatcaagagacgTGGAACTAACTTAACTTGACCAGAAAAAatgagaaggcatcgaggaaaagcggagcaggtggccagctggacggaggaataatccgacaaaaaacacacttctcagttaggcttatatagacagtgaatcgatcagattggctgtggctagacatgtgggtaacaggactgacatggaattatctgattggctgttgaccagataaagagattaaacatTCTTGACATCCCACatctcctgacatcacatagcttaagaccaattgaaactagatgctgttacatgctgattgcatcagatgccaaacaaagcacagtcatgacccaaacataatccttgcatgacctaaacataaccctggcatgatccAGTCATGACAACGTTCCTACCCTCAAACACGGTCATGTATTTCCGGGTGGTGACCAAAGGCTAAAGTTGCAGATACGCAACAAAATATGTGGAATACTAAGATGTGTACATTAGCAATGTGAAGAATAATTGCACAGCTGTTAATAACAATGCCAGGCATTGAGCATAATAAAGCTTTCAAGCTGTTTATCCCCATTTTGAAATATTATCTTAATTAAGTTTGAAAGTTGTTACACATGAAtactaacaaataaaaaatgattgaaTTACCAAGACATCGGTGCTGGCAATAGAAGAGAGCTTCAAATACTCCACGGCACGCTGCTGCAGCTCTACATCGGAGTTGCGAATCTGGCTGTCGCATCGCAGGACCTCCTGAATCGTGGCCTTGGTCTCCGGGAACAAGTTGATAAACTTGATATAGGCCGACAACAGCAGGGCACGAGTCGGCACGGAGCATAGGTGGAACTTGGAGTGGAGAAGGTTGAACTGGACCAGGGGGCTGAATGACACAACATAACAAGTTACTTTTTATGCTGTCAACTGAATATTTTGTTGCCTAACAATGACCCATACCTAGAACGGGGGTCGCCAGCAATGAGGTTACCAAACTCTCCAAGAATGTAGCCTCCAACTTTCACCATATTCTCATGACAGGCAGGGGCTTGCAAGGCCTGGAAGAAACCGTAACTTAAACTTTGTCGGTTTAGTTTAAGGTAATtaaatgttctgtttttttttgttttttttatccatctatgtgacttctttctttgtaaatatcccaTGTTATAACATGGAGACTTGCGACTAATAAAGCAAAGTGGCCAATAAATGTACATAAATTAGGGCTGGatattgattctaatttcctcaatcgatttgatttcgattcacaagagttcagttcgatccaatttcatttttttttcgattcgatttgcttcaattcaatccgatattgattaattatggaacggCAATTCCCCCTAAATATCAACgatatgataaaaaataaataaataaaaaactccacaaattacaaattaaattcCTCCTCAACTGGTTAAATGATCTAGTTTATTAATTAAAGCATTATAAGTgtgacaaacattgacatcagcaaggatgagatgaaactattttaattctaattcaataattgtaaatataaattaaaatattctgaattgtcttcatgtaaaatcagtcaggttttttcataaatgtaagaaaatacttttgaattcatgtgcagtaaatttcaagaaaacagtcaaacaaaaaaaattgccagtaaaattctattttcttatgaatttatgggaaaaagatattaaaaaaaacgattcatGGCTTTAACAATTGATAGGCTCAACAAGGAAAATCGATATGATATcaattattgattttttaaaaacccagcccgaatatatatgtttgtttttatggctAAATGTAGCTGTtgcatcttctaattagtaggggtgggaatctctgacatgaggccgattcgatatgtatctcgatacacaagttgcgattcgattgaaaaacgattatctttcagaacagaacggttcgatacggttcgattaagtttgggaacgacacaattttcgattcgatacgattaatttcaatattcaaaacttatagtgacattttttgcttgtaaacattaatcttaaaacaccacaaatttttacagtatctacaaatgtgttaaaaaaaagaacaacaacaatgtcttctatatttttatatattgaatcaattatttaaatggaccggaacaaagggctgggcgatacgactgaaaaatgtatcagtttaaatatttattagttgttattgacagttataattgttttttgtttgtttttttaattcaaaatcaggatcaggaaaacaaaaggctgataattcaatttgaaatataaatatttaacctttaaaaagacaccaacacaattaaacagaatatgtcaacattgtgaagtatttcagaaacatacatttaagacatgaaataaacctaccgtccagccaaaagaaatatgaagccaccttatggaacaataaatctatcaaacacattttaacaacttaatatatccaaaaatatttccaaaagtgccctaacctttttatcaacaatttttgtttttaacaatttttgtttttcttttgccatcacattcatttttggttaatgtatgacatcttttttgtttttttaatctgagacacgatgatgaccactgtttgttttgttttttgggctgtcgttcattttgagtttgatgacgtaatcgcgggcacgtctcagttctcctatctgctgctcatgctagttgtgtacattgatagggagccacaaactgagaaatgagatacttgcagtgtacttttagcttagctggtgtgttggctgtgggacatacctgtgtcgtttgaatccatgcattggatcgtcacgggagttattctttttggctcgcgcgcagtaccaacgctggcccgggacatacaagtgcaccgagaggactcgatagccatgggaaataccgagatgtacgacaccggcttctgctaactgtctccatttgcatgttgtcactcgttgtgcgcgactgcgcgcgtgcCATGTCGCGAgcccggcgttgacggtaggcaccccccccaaaaaaaaggtgtgTAACGTCtatgcattatgtttacaacatccggggaatgaagcgtctctgagcgctactttgctagctctctgtaaacacggaagtagcttgaatagtgatgctactgaaatgtaaacaaaacaagtagagcacggcgcagaactcttgctattgttatgaaaaccataaagcctcactcgcaaccgattcacagcaacgcgatatccggtccacagctttacaagcaatatatctaaggattcccggcggattttgtattggttgacaagtctgctaccgatacggccgtttagctccccttgacgaccgatggttcggtcgaatcggttttttgtcccacccctactaattaggtgtgctttttgtttttgtagtctTTAGCAGTGGGACATGAAATTGATGAGAAATAACAGACATAAGGAGCACCACCAATGTCAGTGCAAACTAATTGAATAGATATTTTTTATGCTTCAATCTTCACAAATATTGATCCAATTAGTCGTACCTCAAAGACGGTCTTGGCAGCGTAGCCTTGCACATCATCCCGGTTGATGACAATCTGGATGACACGGTACCAAACCTCTTCACTGACATAATCGCCAGCTATGCGAATGAGGTTGAGAATGGTATCGACGTACCAGGAGTAATCGACAGCATACTTCTCGGCCAGGATCGCTACTTTGAGCACCTGAGAGACAACACGCGCCTCAGTCATTTGAGAATGAATCAAATTCTGAATCAAAATAGATTTGGTTTTAGACATGCACAAATTGGATAAGCTAATCAATGTACCTggtactttcaacaaaaaaaaaaaaggtagaaacataaatgcatcaccaaaagaaatgttcccagttataaatacaatacaagcgaaaccaaaaacaaaacattattctCATTTTGTCCATTTGGCATACCATCTCCTCCCTGATGGAGTAGTCTGCCGTCTCAAGGTAGCTGAGCATCTCGGCTACAATCTGCTTGGCATTGCTGCGATCACACATGGCGTACAGCAGATCTGCTGCCCTTTGTCGAACACTAACGTCCCTCTCAGTCTGCAGAAAGACCAACAATTGGTGACAAAATGAAAGATGGGCGGAGCTACCTTGAATCAATTTCGAGTAGACTTCCCAATATTTCTGACAGTTAAAGtgcgttatttttttaaaactagtcGCGCATTGTTGAAAAGTGAAAGATGGTGTCCGATCAATCACCTTGAGAGCGTTTATGACCGTCTCAatgtgcgtcttgactgcttcATGAGAAAATTCTGAGCTGGCCAGCGTGCACATGCTTTCCAGAGCCAAGTAACGCAGGTTAGTCTCTCGGTGCTGCAGGAACTGACCCAGTTGGTTACAGGCTCGCACAAGCAGATTTGGCTCACTACGGAacataacatgacaaaaaaaatggttcatCAGCATCATTTCAAAAATTGAAATGACATCCTCAGTGGCaatccctgttttttttgtttgtttgtttttttaccccaaTTACATCAAGTGTAGGCTCTAATTGCTCACCTGTCATAGTGGATGATAAGGGAGATCGCCTCAAAGAGGATAGCATTCTTGGCATTGGAGTGCTGTACTTTCTTTGACTTGGGTGGCTCCTGCGCCTTGTTGAGAATGGTTTCCAAACACTCCACCAGACGGCCCTTCACAGCGCCATCTTCAGGTGGAGGATAGCACTGCAGCAGGCGCAGCAGCTTACAAGACAGCCACGGTGCTGGGACAAAGTAGTAGGTGTAATCTTGCAGGTCGGTGGACGCCGATGAGACAATCTAGAGAACCGCAAGACAAAACGGCAgaaatttgttttatgtttagtttgaaagTAAACTTCAGCTGTGAATGTCAACAGCTTGACACTTGGCCTCTTTTTTTGGAAGAATTATTCATCTGCCAAAATGATGCTGCTTGTGAACCATATAATGATTGtatcttcaaatttttgctatcaattcacagtaaaaatattttccatttaaGCCACATATGAGTATGATCTGGTTCAATACGTTTTCCCCCTACATAAACTGCAATCTTGCATATATGTAAAAACGCAATCGACTTGTTCTCTAAAACTTCCATGTGAAATGTTCCGTGGTACAGTTCACGCTGATTACTCACCCTGCTGAGTCGAGACACTGCCAAGGAAACACAGGTCTTAAACTCATCTGGATTCTTCTGGCTCAAACAGGTGATAAGAGAAATGGCTGCTGTCACCACACCctaacaaatataaaaataagaaGTTAAAAGGTTAGCTTCTGCTATCTTTTAGTGCTGCTGATGATGGAAGCAAttatttcagcaataaaaaaaaaaacatgaaacatgcACTACTGACGTGAGCAAAATATAGTTCgatttaaatcaaatgaaactGCCGGATATGGTTGGCTAGATGGATCATGTCTCTCTTTGggagaaaaatgtgaaaaatgggaCTGCTAACTGGAACGGAGCCAGATCCCTTCTGCCAACGTGCCTTTTAGCAAAGTACCGCTCGGGGCACTCTTTCATTGTGCAGCCCAATCAGCTCATGTCTTGATTCTGTATATGTTCATTTGTATTTAGAAGTACAATGAATGAAATACAAGAGTGTGAACAAATCTCAGATGTAATCCAATAAATGGCAGCATTTTACTACCAATTTAAGACGCGTACCAAATGAATGGTACTGcttcaccataaaaaaaaattcattcaacAATGCTCTTACCATGTGTTGGTCATTGAGAAGGTGCACCACCCGCGATGTCCATTCCCCCATCAGCACCAAGTCCGGAGAGGTTTTATATAGCCGCAGCAGACACAGGGCAGCTGACTGCTTCACACTGTCCATCGTATCGCTGTGGGAGAACATTAACATCATGTTAAGTGTAGCCTTAAGGATGTTTACGTGGCAAAATGAACAACAGCTCAAACAAATCAAACTCACCCAGCAACCAAGATGCGGGGGATTTCACTTGCAAAGGCCTCAGCCATCTCCCGGCTGCCCACGTTGGCAATACAGTGAAGTGCCAGGCACATGAAAGTGGGGTTGCGGCTGGACAGGTCATTTTTGATGGCATTGTTAATCAGACGGATCAGTTCGCTGTTGCTGTTGACCAGAACTGAAATGAACAGGTAGCCCTGGAGAAATAGGGATTGATTGAGCGGGAGCTTGCAGCACAGTAGCGCAGAGAGATGGTAACACCACTCTAACCTATTCTCAACATTTCATAAAATGAATGCACTGCATATACCAACCCAAGATGCTTAATGATGCTTTAAAGTCAATATATTCtgggaaatgtgatttttaacgTTAGTTTACAAAGCTGAGTTAAACAAAGGAATACCACATACTATtttaaaccattaaaaaaaaatctaaatgcaTCTCTGATTTAATTATTATGGCACACCCTTAAAGTGGCGCTCAACCAAAACTTTCAGGGAAAAGATTCCTTGAAAATTCTAGCAAGTATGACaatggccacttcaaccagAAATTAAAATATTGCAAGAAGTAGTACAAATGTATGCCTGGATTAAAAATAACTAGCcaatttataataaatgaacAAGAACTGAATGTACACAGCAGGGctgggatttaaaaaataataatagtggcTAGTCAATTTTTCTTGtcaagcccaatatcgattcataaaaccatgaatctattattttaatatgtctttttccc encodes:
- the ap2a1 gene encoding AP-2 complex subunit alpha-2 isoform X4, yielding MPAVSKGDGMRGLAVFISDIRNCKSKEAEIKRINKELANIRSKFKGDKALDGYSKKKYVCKLLFIFLLGHDIDFGHMEAVNLLSSNKYTEKQIGYLFISVLVNSNSELIRLINNAIKNDLSSRNPTFMCLALHCIANVGSREMAEAFASEIPRILVAGDTMDSVKQSAALCLLRLYKTSPDLVLMGEWTSRVVHLLNDQHMGVVTAAISLITCLSQKNPDEFKTCVSLAVSRLSRIVSSASTDLQDYTYYFVPAPWLSCKLLRLLQCYPPPEDGAVKGRLVECLETILNKAQEPPKSKKVQHSNAKNAILFEAISLIIHYDSEPNLLVRACNQLGQFLQHRETNLRYLALESMCTLASSEFSHEAVKTHIETVINALKTERDVSVRQRAADLLYAMCDRSNAKQIVAEMLSYLETADYSIREEMVLKVAILAEKYAVDYSWYVDTILNLIRIAGDYVSEEVWYRVIQIVINRDDVQGYAAKTVFEALQAPACHENMVKVGGYILGEFGNLIAGDPRSSPLVQFNLLHSKFHLCSVPTRALLLSAYIKFINLFPETKATIQEVLRCDSQIRNSDVELQQRAVEYLKLSSIASTDVLATVLEEMPPFPERESSILAKLKKKKGPGAVSVTDLEDSKREGGELNGGGERGPDTSAMAASNASTPSPSADLLGIRAGPPVGTAPTSAGSLLVDVFSEAGPAASSAAVNDDGFLRDLEQPTETSDSLLVEGSGDLDSAPPSEDPAPPLSEADELLNKFVCKNNGVLFENQLLQIGIKSEYRQNLGRMYLFYGNKTSVQFASFTTTVSCPGELQSQLNVQTKPVEPLVEGGAQIQQVLNIECLTDFSDAPLLNIKFRYGGALQNLTLKLPVTINKFFQPTEMNSNDFFQRWKQLSQPQQEAQKIFKANHSMDTEVLKAKLLGLGAALLDNVDPNPENYVSAGVIQTKGQQVGCLLRLEPNAQAQMYRLTLRCSKDSVSMRLCELLAQQF
- the ap2a1 gene encoding AP-2 complex subunit alpha-1 isoform X1; translated protein: MPAVSKGDGMRGLAVFISDIRNCKSKEAEIKRINKELANIRSKFKGDKALDGYSKKKYVCKLLFIFLLGHDIDFGHMEAVNLLSSNKYTEKQIGYLFISVLVNSNSELIRLINNAIKNDLSSRNPTFMCLALHCIANVGSREMAEAFASEIPRILVAGDTMDSVKQSAALCLLRLYKTSPDLVLMGEWTSRVVHLLNDQHMGVVTAAISLITCLSQKNPDEFKTCVSLAVSRLSRIVSSASTDLQDYTYYFVPAPWLSCKLLRLLQCYPPPEDGAVKGRLVECLETILNKAQEPPKSKKVQHSNAKNAILFEAISLIIHYDSEPNLLVRACNQLGQFLQHRETNLRYLALESMCTLASSEFSHEAVKTHIETVINALKTERDVSVRQRAADLLYAMCDRSNAKQIVAEMLSYLETADYSIREEMVLKVAILAEKYAVDYSWYVDTILNLIRIAGDYVSEEVWYRVIQIVINRDDVQGYAAKTVFEALQAPACHENMVKVGGYILGEFGNLIAGDPRSSPLVQFNLLHSKFHLCSVPTRALLLSAYIKFINLFPETKATIQEVLRCDSQIRNSDVELQQRAVEYLKLSSIASTDVLATVLEEMPPFPERESSILAKLKKKKGPGAVSVTDLEDSKREGGELNGGGERGPDTSAMAASNASTPSPSADLLGIRAGPPVGTAPTSAGSLLVDVFSEAGPAASSAAVNDDGFLRDLEQPTETSDSLLVEGSGDLDSAPPSEDPAPPLSEADELLNKFVCKNNGVLFENQLLQIGIKSEYRQNLGRMYLFYGNKTSVQFASFTTTVSCPGELQSHILSFPLAGKYKSVRRDAFGPASYFAFAHQYIWIKNMLTIASTIMC